In the genome of Hydrogenophaga sp. PBL-H3, the window CCCCTCCGGGCGGCGCGACTTTTTGTGTGCGCTGCACAAGAGAAGACCCTTTGACATTCTCATGTGTCATGTTAGATTGACATTTATGAATGTCACATATTGATGACATTCCGACCATGGTCAAGGGGCTCTCATGGACATGATGTATCGCATACAAGCCGCGCTGGATCACGAGCTGAGCCAGGCCAGCAGCCCCAGTGCCCCGCCCCGTCTGATGGCCGCCATGCGCCACGCCGTGTTCCCCGGCGGCGCCCGCATCCGCCCACAGCTCTGCCTGGCCGTGGCCAGCGCCTGCGGCGAAGACGCCCCCGCCCTCACCAACGCCGCCGCTATGGCTATCGAGCTGCTGCACTGCGCCTCGCTGGTGCACGACGACATGCCCTGCTTCGACGACGCCGACACACGCCGCGGCCAGCCCACCGTGCACAAGGTGTATGGCGAGCCGCTGGCCCTGCTCACGGGTGATGCGCTGATCGTCATGGCCTACCAGGTGCTGGCCCGCACGGGTGCCCTGCACCCCAGTCGCCTGGCCGGGCTGATCGAGACCGTGTGCATCGGCACCGGCGCGCCCGACGGCATCGTGGCCGGCCAGGCCTGGGAGTGTGAAAACCGGGTCGACCTGGGCCAGTACCAGCGGGCCAAGACCGGCGCCCTGTTCGTGGCCTCCACCTGTGCCGGCGCGCAGGCCGCCGGCGCCGACCCCGAAGGCTGGCGCGCCCTGGGCGAGTGCCTGGGCGAGGCCTACCAGGTGGCCGACGACATCCGCGACGTGCTGATGCAGGCCGACGAACTGGGCAAGCCCGCCGGGCAGGACGCACAGCACGGCCGCCCCAGCGCCGCGGCCGACCTCGGCCTGGTCGGTGCCATCGACCATTTCCACGGCCTCATGCAGGCCGCCATCGACTCGGTGCCCGCCTGCCAGAGCCGCCGCGCCATGCGCCAGCTGGTGCTGCACGAATCGCGCCGCTTGATCCCGCAAAGCACCTGCGACCGCATCGAGCGCGAGCGCACGCCCGACCACCCCGCCGTGCGCCTGGCCGCCTGACGCCACAGCACCATGGACGCCCTGGACGCCCTCAAGCCGCTGTCGGACGGACCACCACCGTCCGTGCGCGATCGCCTGGCCAGCCGCATCGACCAGTGGATGACCAGCCCCGCGCTCAACCGCTGGGCCAGCGGCAGCGTGTTCACCCGCTGGCTGGTGCGCCGCCGCTCGGCGCAGCTGTTCGATCTCATGGCCGGCTTCGTGCACTCGCAGGTGCTGCTGGCCTGCGTTCGCCTCAAGCTGTTCGAGCACGTGCTGCAAGCCCCGCGCACCGCCGACGAACTGGCCACGCTGTGCAGAGTGCCCACCGCCCAGCTCGCCCGCCTGCTCGACTCGGCCGTGGCCCTGCACCTGCTGGAGCCGCGCGGCGCGGGCCGCTACGGCCTGGGCACCCTGGGCGCGCCGGTGGTGGCGCACGCCGGCATCCGCGACATGATCGAACACAACGCCGTGCTCTTTGATGACATGCGCGACCCGCTGGCCCTGCTGCGCGACCCGAACGCAGCGCGCATGCACGCTTACTGGCCCTACACCGAAGATCCGACGGGCCGGCCGCAAGCGCCAGCACCCAGCGAACAGTTCGCCCGCTACTCGGCGCTCATGGCCACCTCGCAACGCTTCGTGATCGAGGAGCTGCTGGGCTCGTACCCGTTTGCCGAACACCGCGTGGTGCTCGACGTGGGTGGTGGCATGGGCGGCTGGGTGAGTGCGCTGGCACAGCGCCACCCCCACCTGCAACTGCACCTGTTCGACCTGCCCCCGGTGGCAGCACTCGCCGCCGAGAACGTGCAACGCCAGGGTTTGGGCGACCGCATCAGCACCCATGGCGGCAGCTTCACCCAAGACGCCCTGCCGCGCGGCGCCGACCTGGTGACGCTGGTTCGCGTGGCCCACGACCATCCGGATGGCGATGTGCGGGTCGTGCTGCGCGCCATCTTCGATGCGCTGCCCCTGGGTGGTGCGCTGCTGCTGGCCGAACCCATGGCCCAGGCCGGTGGTGCGCCCGAGCCCAGCGATCCGTATTTCCACTTTTATCTGATGGCCATGGGGTCCGGCCGTCTGCGCACGCCGGCCGAGCTGACGGCCCTCATGGCCGAGGCCGGCTTCACCCACATCGAGCGTGTGCCCAACCCG includes:
- a CDS encoding polyprenyl synthetase family protein, whose translation is MDMMYRIQAALDHELSQASSPSAPPRLMAAMRHAVFPGGARIRPQLCLAVASACGEDAPALTNAAAMAIELLHCASLVHDDMPCFDDADTRRGQPTVHKVYGEPLALLTGDALIVMAYQVLARTGALHPSRLAGLIETVCIGTGAPDGIVAGQAWECENRVDLGQYQRAKTGALFVASTCAGAQAAGADPEGWRALGECLGEAYQVADDIRDVLMQADELGKPAGQDAQHGRPSAAADLGLVGAIDHFHGLMQAAIDSVPACQSRRAMRQLVLHESRRLIPQSTCDRIERERTPDHPAVRLAA
- a CDS encoding methyltransferase — encoded protein: MDALDALKPLSDGPPPSVRDRLASRIDQWMTSPALNRWASGSVFTRWLVRRRSAQLFDLMAGFVHSQVLLACVRLKLFEHVLQAPRTADELATLCRVPTAQLARLLDSAVALHLLEPRGAGRYGLGTLGAPVVAHAGIRDMIEHNAVLFDDMRDPLALLRDPNAARMHAYWPYTEDPTGRPQAPAPSEQFARYSALMATSQRFVIEELLGSYPFAEHRVVLDVGGGMGGWVSALAQRHPHLQLHLFDLPPVAALAAENVQRQGLGDRISTHGGSFTQDALPRGADLVTLVRVAHDHPDGDVRVVLRAIFDALPLGGALLLAEPMAQAGGAPEPSDPYFHFYLMAMGSGRLRTPAELTALMAEAGFTHIERVPNPMPLHAQLLVGRKAHDDRRGLPGKTGNSVNLS